A single Phragmites australis chromosome 4, lpPhrAust1.1, whole genome shotgun sequence DNA region contains:
- the LOC133915924 gene encoding uncharacterized protein LOC133915924 isoform X1, whose translation MEKKQGFFSALKGEVVRGLSPARSRGKSPARMLLPRSRKKAATEAAAAPPDQLHQYMLDQPIAHSGSLRPGGVVLAPLMEGPDMADSDTLAEESGRRDGFGQWVRGHLSRAPSMAGGSGGSCRRSDLRLLLGVMGAPLAPVSTSAAEPLPHLFGKGTPIESSSAQYILQQYIAASGGAKLLRSVRNAYATGKVRMIASEFETANRVVKNRSSGAAAAVEQGGFVLWQMSPDLWYVELAVGGSKVRAGCNGRLVWRHTPWLGAHAAKGPVRPLRRALQVTFPLPPIGLDPLTTVGLFAEARCVGEKKVSGEDCFILKLSADGETLRQRSEGPADIIRHVLFGYFSQRTGLLVHVEDSHLTRIQPHAGGDAVYWETTISSFLEDYRPVEGIMIAHAGRSAVTLFRFGEMAMSHTKTRMEEAWIIDEAAFNVPGLSTDCFIPPADIRRGSVGEPCELPPPGERVKPGAMHPARAAAGVHPRRNAAGNKIHWRVEV comes from the exons ATGGAGAAGAAGCAGGGGTTCTTTTCGGCGCTCAAGGGGGAGGTGGTGCGGGGACTCTCACCGGCGAGGTCACGGGGAAAGTCGCCAGCACGGATGCTGCTTCCGCGCAGCCGCAAGAAGGCGGctacggaggcggcggcggcgccgcctgACCAGCTCCATCAGTACATGCTGGATCAGCCTATCGCCCACTCCGGCAGCCTCCGGCCGGGCGGCGTGGTCCTGGCGCCGCTTATGGAGGGCCCGGACATGGCCGACAGTGACACTTTGGCTGAGGAGTCCGGCCGACGAGATGGGTTCGGACAGTGGGTCCGCGGCCACCTGTCCCGTGCCCCGTCAATGGCCGGCGGCAGCGGTGGGTCGTGTCGCCGCTCcgacctccgcctcctcctcggcgtcaTGGGCGCGCCGCTCGCGCCCGTCTCAACCTCCGCCGCCGAGCCGCTGCCTCATCTCTTCGGAAAGGGCACCCCCATT GAATCCTCGTCGGCGCAGTACATCCTGCAGCAGTACATAGCGGCGTCAGGAGGTGCAAAGCTGCTGCGGTCGGTGCGGAACGCGTACGCGACGGGAAAGGTGCGGATGATCGCGTCGGAATTCGAAACGGCCAATCGGGTCGTCAAGAATCGCAGCTCCGGCGCCGCTGCGGCCGTGGAGCAGGGAGGATTCGTGCTCTGGCAGATGTCCCCGGACTTGTGGTACGTCGAGCTCGCCGTCGGCGGCAGCAAGGTCCGCGCTGGATGCAACGGTCGCCTCGTCTGGCGCCACACGCCCTGGCTCGGTGCCCACGCCGCCAAGGGCCCCGTCCGCCCCCTCCGCCGCGCCCTCCAGGTCACATTCCCATTGCCGCCAATA GGACTCGACCCGCTGACGACGGTTGGGCTGTTTGCGGAGGCGCGGTGCGTGGGCGAGAAGAAGGTGAGCGGCGAGGACTGCTTCATCCTGAAGCTGTCGGCGGACGGGGAGACGTTGCGGCAGCGCAGCGAGGGGCCGGCGGATATCATCCGGCACGTGCTGTTCGGCTACTTCAGCCAGCGCACGGGCCTCCTGGTGCACGTCGAGGACTCGCACCTCACCCGCATCCAGCCACACGCCGGAGGGGACGCCGTGTACTGGGAGACCACCATCAGCTCCTTCCTGGAGGACTACCGCCCCGTGGAAGGCATCATGATCGCGCACGCCGGCCGCTCCGCCGTCACGCTGTTCCGGTTCGGCGAGATGGCCATGAGCCACACGAAGACGCGCATGGAGGAGGCGTGGATCATCGACGAGGCCGCGTTCAACGTGCCGGGGCTGTCGACTGACTGCTTCATCCCGCCCGCCGACATCCGGCGCGGCTCTGTCGGTGAGCCCTGCGAGCTTCCACCGCCGGGGGAGCGCGTCAAGCCCGGCGCCATGCACCCCGCGCGTGCTGCCGCGGGCGTGCACCCGCGGCGCAATGCGGCCGGCAACAAGATTCACTGGAGAGTGGAAGTCTGA
- the LOC133915924 gene encoding uncharacterized protein LOC133915924 isoform X2, whose product MEKKQGFFSALKGEVVRGLSPARSRGKSPARMLLPRSRKKAATEAAAAPPDQLHQYMLDQPIAHSGSLRPGGVVLAPLMEGPDMADSDTLAEESGRRDGFGQWVRGHLSRAPSMAGGSGGSCRRSDLRLLLGVMGAPLAPVSTSAAEPLPHLFGKGTPIESSSAQYILQQYIAASGGAKLLRSVRNAYATGKVRMIASEFETANRVVKNRSSGAAAAVEQGGFVLWQMSPDLWYVELAVGGSKVRAGCNGRLVWRHTPWLGAHAAKGPVRPLRRALQGLDPLTTVGLFAEARCVGEKKVSGEDCFILKLSADGETLRQRSEGPADIIRHVLFGYFSQRTGLLVHVEDSHLTRIQPHAGGDAVYWETTISSFLEDYRPVEGIMIAHAGRSAVTLFRFGEMAMSHTKTRMEEAWIIDEAAFNVPGLSTDCFIPPADIRRGSVGEPCELPPPGERVKPGAMHPARAAAGVHPRRNAAGNKIHWRVEV is encoded by the exons ATGGAGAAGAAGCAGGGGTTCTTTTCGGCGCTCAAGGGGGAGGTGGTGCGGGGACTCTCACCGGCGAGGTCACGGGGAAAGTCGCCAGCACGGATGCTGCTTCCGCGCAGCCGCAAGAAGGCGGctacggaggcggcggcggcgccgcctgACCAGCTCCATCAGTACATGCTGGATCAGCCTATCGCCCACTCCGGCAGCCTCCGGCCGGGCGGCGTGGTCCTGGCGCCGCTTATGGAGGGCCCGGACATGGCCGACAGTGACACTTTGGCTGAGGAGTCCGGCCGACGAGATGGGTTCGGACAGTGGGTCCGCGGCCACCTGTCCCGTGCCCCGTCAATGGCCGGCGGCAGCGGTGGGTCGTGTCGCCGCTCcgacctccgcctcctcctcggcgtcaTGGGCGCGCCGCTCGCGCCCGTCTCAACCTCCGCCGCCGAGCCGCTGCCTCATCTCTTCGGAAAGGGCACCCCCATT GAATCCTCGTCGGCGCAGTACATCCTGCAGCAGTACATAGCGGCGTCAGGAGGTGCAAAGCTGCTGCGGTCGGTGCGGAACGCGTACGCGACGGGAAAGGTGCGGATGATCGCGTCGGAATTCGAAACGGCCAATCGGGTCGTCAAGAATCGCAGCTCCGGCGCCGCTGCGGCCGTGGAGCAGGGAGGATTCGTGCTCTGGCAGATGTCCCCGGACTTGTGGTACGTCGAGCTCGCCGTCGGCGGCAGCAAGGTCCGCGCTGGATGCAACGGTCGCCTCGTCTGGCGCCACACGCCCTGGCTCGGTGCCCACGCCGCCAAGGGCCCCGTCCGCCCCCTCCGCCGCGCCCTCCAG GGACTCGACCCGCTGACGACGGTTGGGCTGTTTGCGGAGGCGCGGTGCGTGGGCGAGAAGAAGGTGAGCGGCGAGGACTGCTTCATCCTGAAGCTGTCGGCGGACGGGGAGACGTTGCGGCAGCGCAGCGAGGGGCCGGCGGATATCATCCGGCACGTGCTGTTCGGCTACTTCAGCCAGCGCACGGGCCTCCTGGTGCACGTCGAGGACTCGCACCTCACCCGCATCCAGCCACACGCCGGAGGGGACGCCGTGTACTGGGAGACCACCATCAGCTCCTTCCTGGAGGACTACCGCCCCGTGGAAGGCATCATGATCGCGCACGCCGGCCGCTCCGCCGTCACGCTGTTCCGGTTCGGCGAGATGGCCATGAGCCACACGAAGACGCGCATGGAGGAGGCGTGGATCATCGACGAGGCCGCGTTCAACGTGCCGGGGCTGTCGACTGACTGCTTCATCCCGCCCGCCGACATCCGGCGCGGCTCTGTCGGTGAGCCCTGCGAGCTTCCACCGCCGGGGGAGCGCGTCAAGCCCGGCGCCATGCACCCCGCGCGTGCTGCCGCGGGCGTGCACCCGCGGCGCAATGCGGCCGGCAACAAGATTCACTGGAGAGTGGAAGTCTGA